Proteins found in one Poecilia reticulata strain Guanapo linkage group LG15, Guppy_female_1.0+MT, whole genome shotgun sequence genomic segment:
- the LOC103477384 gene encoding clathrin heavy chain linker domain-containing protein 1 isoform X2, with product MNKEQNDTEDPEMSPVIDVEVYESDETFVQYLNEFIEKEKKYLQCPEEGTDELRYIVYRSAFNKVIGRASAYRRLLLDIKSEYDGVIREMKRREEEAAASRLQSLLGYAAHITDRTSVLQNQTAELQQEVRRQKATTQNLLIPGLTVAQTEDPEVLLIHLDHLKTRRDGLLDRKILCGPVEVQTQLTFDLQEAQLHRDHLRAQNQQLMIRFRRLKLLGQRLTVWEESGQTVPLEELLGSVIQNLQEIGPDLQDESSTSQSGGGDEESFRIPAELLEEEEPTGLDESKLLRNHLDRFLDLLRSSQYEAAALHAARSPVLRDSETMEMFRGVRVPPGSTPPQLLFFRALLVTAATGSQLSAVLSLRGVASALQHGDVQLIANAVTLSKLTFTEAVGDALTEHAQRTGGVADLCLALASAIYQACSHHQKTALSMCRRGLVHGAAEVIKKKQLTTEESLWVLSHAPSLTLLQLLTKADDNGEAAILSVGGTFASMLADFHQYRLALELLEGFLKRGPDVLAMAMLEDSSCSVDVWDQVAALCAELDRADLSQAIHSIRHEPGPGPWTSDLEEQWLMEHVFL from the exons atgaataaagaacaaaatgacacCGAAGATCCAGAAATGAGTCCCGTGATAGATGTAGAAGTGTATGAGAGTGACGAGACGTTTGTTCAGTATCTAAACGAGTTTATCGAGAAAGAGAAGAAGTACCTGCAATGTCCAGAGGAGGGCACTGATGAGCTGCGATACATAGTCTACCGCTCCGCGTTCAACAAG GTGATTGGTCGAGCCTCGGCCTATAGGAGGCTCCTGCTGGACATAAAGTCAGAGTACGACGGCGTCATCagggagatgaagaggagggaggaggaagctGCGGCGTCCCGCCTGCAGTCCCTGCTGGGTTACGCGGCTCACATCACTGACAG AACCTCGGtcctccagaaccagacagCAGAACTTCAGCAGGAGGTCCGGAGGCAGAAGGCCACCACCCAGAACCTGCTGATACCAG GTCTGACCGTGGCCCAGACCGAAGACCCCGAGGTTCTGCTGATCCATCTGGACCACCTGAAGACCCGGAGAGACGGCCTGCTGGACCGGAAGATCCTGTGTGGTCCTGTGGAGGTCCAGACccagctgacctttgacctgcaaGAGGCCCAGCTCCACAGAGACCACCTGAGGgcccagaaccagcagctgatgaTCCG GTTCCGGCGCCTGAAGCTGCTGGGTCAGCGTCTGACGGTCTGGGAGGAATCAGGTCAGACGGTTccgctggaggagctgctgggtTCTGTCATCCAGAACCTCCAGGAGATCGGACCCGATCTGCAAGACGAAAGTTCGACTTCACAATCTGGAG GCGGTGATGAAGAGTCGTTCCGCATCCCAgctgagctgctggaggaagaggaaccAACCGGGCTGGACGAGTCCAAACTGCTGAGGAACCACCTGGACAG GTTCCTGGACCTGCTCCGGTCCTCCCAGTACGAGGCGGCGGCCCTCCACGCGGCCCGGTCGCCGGTCCTGAGGGACTCGGAAACCATGGAGATGTTCCGag GAGTTCGGGTCCCGCCGGGCTCCACCCCCCCACAGCTGCTGTTCTTCCGGGCGCTGCTGGTTACCGCGGCGACGGGCAGCCAGCTGTCTGCGGTGCTGTCGCTAAGGGGCGTGGCCTCGGCGCTGCAGCACGGAGACGTGCAGCTCATCGCTAACGCCGTCACGCTCAGCAA GCTGACCTTCACTGAGGCTGTGGGCGACGCGctcactgagcatgctcagagGACCGGGGGCGTGGCCGACCTCTGCCTGGCTCTGGCCTCCGCCATCTACCAGGCCTGCAGCCACCACCAGAAGACCGCACTGAGCATGTGCAGAAGAGGCCTGGTGCACGGCGCCGCCGAGGTCATCAAGAAGAAGCAGCTCACCACAG AGGAGAGCCTGTGGGTTCTGTCCCATGCGCCCAGCCTGaccctcctccagctgctgacCAAAGCAGACGACAATGGGGAGGCGGCCATCTTGTCTGTGGGCGGGACCTTTGCCTCCATGCTGGCGGACTTCCACCAGTACCGGCTGGCTCTGGAGCTTCTGGAAGGGTTCCTGAAGAGAGGTCCAG ACGTGCTGGCGATGGCCATGTTGGAGGACAGCAGCTGCTCAGTGGACGTCTGGGACCAGGTGGCGGCGCTGTGCGCTGAACTGGACCGGGCCGACCTGAGCCAGGCCATCCACTCCATCCGGCATGAACCCGGACCCGGACCATGGACATCGGACCTAGAAGAGCAATGGCTCATGGAGCACGTCTTCCTgtga
- the LOC103477384 gene encoding clathrin heavy chain linker domain-containing protein 1 isoform X5, translating into MVIGRASAYRRLLLDIKSEYDGVIREMKRREEEAAASRLQSLLGYAAHITDRTSVLQNQTAELQQEVRRQKATTQNLLIPGLTVAQTEDPEVLLIHLDHLKTRRDGLLDRKILCGPVEVQTQLTFDLQEAQLHRDHLRAQNQQLMIRFRRLKLLGQRLTVWEESGQTVPLEELLGSVIQNLQEIGPDLQDESSTSQSGGELMVMVSAGSGSGRDPPEPFRTFAVRPAGGDEESFRIPAELLEEEEPTGLDESKLLRNHLDRFLDLLRSSQYEAAALHAARSPVLRDSETMEMFRGVRVPPGSTPPQLLFFRALLVTAATGSQLSAVLSLRGVASALQHGDVQLIANAVTLSKLTFTEAVGDALTEHAQRTGGVADLCLALASAIYQACSHHQKTALSMCRRGLVHGAAEVIKKKQLTTEESLWVLSHAPSLTLLQLLTKADDNGEAAILSVGGTFASMLADFHQYRLALELLEGFLKRGPDVLAMAMLEDSSCSVDVWDQVAALCAELDRADLSQAIHSIRHEPGPGPWTSDLEEQWLMEHVFL; encoded by the exons ATG GTGATTGGTCGAGCCTCGGCCTATAGGAGGCTCCTGCTGGACATAAAGTCAGAGTACGACGGCGTCATCagggagatgaagaggagggaggaggaagctGCGGCGTCCCGCCTGCAGTCCCTGCTGGGTTACGCGGCTCACATCACTGACAG AACCTCGGtcctccagaaccagacagCAGAACTTCAGCAGGAGGTCCGGAGGCAGAAGGCCACCACCCAGAACCTGCTGATACCAG GTCTGACCGTGGCCCAGACCGAAGACCCCGAGGTTCTGCTGATCCATCTGGACCACCTGAAGACCCGGAGAGACGGCCTGCTGGACCGGAAGATCCTGTGTGGTCCTGTGGAGGTCCAGACccagctgacctttgacctgcaaGAGGCCCAGCTCCACAGAGACCACCTGAGGgcccagaaccagcagctgatgaTCCG GTTCCGGCGCCTGAAGCTGCTGGGTCAGCGTCTGACGGTCTGGGAGGAATCAGGTCAGACGGTTccgctggaggagctgctgggtTCTGTCATCCAGAACCTCCAGGAGATCGGACCCGATCTGCAAGACGAAAGTTCGACTTCACAATCTGGAGGTGAACTGATGGTTATGGTGTCagcgggttctggttctggacgtGATCCACCAGAACCTTTCAGAACCTTTGCTGTCCGTCCTGCAGGCGGTGATGAAGAGTCGTTCCGCATCCCAgctgagctgctggaggaagaggaaccAACCGGGCTGGACGAGTCCAAACTGCTGAGGAACCACCTGGACAG GTTCCTGGACCTGCTCCGGTCCTCCCAGTACGAGGCGGCGGCCCTCCACGCGGCCCGGTCGCCGGTCCTGAGGGACTCGGAAACCATGGAGATGTTCCGag GAGTTCGGGTCCCGCCGGGCTCCACCCCCCCACAGCTGCTGTTCTTCCGGGCGCTGCTGGTTACCGCGGCGACGGGCAGCCAGCTGTCTGCGGTGCTGTCGCTAAGGGGCGTGGCCTCGGCGCTGCAGCACGGAGACGTGCAGCTCATCGCTAACGCCGTCACGCTCAGCAA GCTGACCTTCACTGAGGCTGTGGGCGACGCGctcactgagcatgctcagagGACCGGGGGCGTGGCCGACCTCTGCCTGGCTCTGGCCTCCGCCATCTACCAGGCCTGCAGCCACCACCAGAAGACCGCACTGAGCATGTGCAGAAGAGGCCTGGTGCACGGCGCCGCCGAGGTCATCAAGAAGAAGCAGCTCACCACAG AGGAGAGCCTGTGGGTTCTGTCCCATGCGCCCAGCCTGaccctcctccagctgctgacCAAAGCAGACGACAATGGGGAGGCGGCCATCTTGTCTGTGGGCGGGACCTTTGCCTCCATGCTGGCGGACTTCCACCAGTACCGGCTGGCTCTGGAGCTTCTGGAAGGGTTCCTGAAGAGAGGTCCAG ACGTGCTGGCGATGGCCATGTTGGAGGACAGCAGCTGCTCAGTGGACGTCTGGGACCAGGTGGCGGCGCTGTGCGCTGAACTGGACCGGGCCGACCTGAGCCAGGCCATCCACTCCATCCGGCATGAACCCGGACCCGGACCATGGACATCGGACCTAGAAGAGCAATGGCTCATGGAGCACGTCTTCCTgtga
- the LOC103477384 gene encoding clathrin heavy chain linker domain-containing protein 1 isoform X3, producing MNKEQNDTEDPEMSPVIDVEVYESDETFVQYLNEFIEKEKKYLQCPEEGTDELRYIVYRSAFNKVIGRASAYRRLLLDIKSEYDGVIREMKRREEEAAASRLQSLLGYAAHITDRTSVLQNQTAELQQEVRRQKATTQNLLIPGLTVAQTEDPEVLLIHLDHLKTRRDGLLDRKILCGPVEVQTQLTFDLQEAQLHRDHLRAQNQQLMIRFRRLKLLGQRLTVWEESGQTVPLEELLGSVIQNLQEIGPDLQDESGDEESFRIPAELLEEEEPTGLDESKLLRNHLDRFLDLLRSSQYEAAALHAARSPVLRDSETMEMFRGVRVPPGSTPPQLLFFRALLVTAATGSQLSAVLSLRGVASALQHGDVQLIANAVTLSKLTFTEAVGDALTEHAQRTGGVADLCLALASAIYQACSHHQKTALSMCRRGLVHGAAEVIKKKQLTTEESLWVLSHAPSLTLLQLLTKADDNGEAAILSVGGTFASMLADFHQYRLALELLEGFLKRGPDVLAMAMLEDSSCSVDVWDQVAALCAELDRADLSQAIHSIRHEPGPGPWTSDLEEQWLMEHVFL from the exons atgaataaagaacaaaatgacacCGAAGATCCAGAAATGAGTCCCGTGATAGATGTAGAAGTGTATGAGAGTGACGAGACGTTTGTTCAGTATCTAAACGAGTTTATCGAGAAAGAGAAGAAGTACCTGCAATGTCCAGAGGAGGGCACTGATGAGCTGCGATACATAGTCTACCGCTCCGCGTTCAACAAG GTGATTGGTCGAGCCTCGGCCTATAGGAGGCTCCTGCTGGACATAAAGTCAGAGTACGACGGCGTCATCagggagatgaagaggagggaggaggaagctGCGGCGTCCCGCCTGCAGTCCCTGCTGGGTTACGCGGCTCACATCACTGACAG AACCTCGGtcctccagaaccagacagCAGAACTTCAGCAGGAGGTCCGGAGGCAGAAGGCCACCACCCAGAACCTGCTGATACCAG GTCTGACCGTGGCCCAGACCGAAGACCCCGAGGTTCTGCTGATCCATCTGGACCACCTGAAGACCCGGAGAGACGGCCTGCTGGACCGGAAGATCCTGTGTGGTCCTGTGGAGGTCCAGACccagctgacctttgacctgcaaGAGGCCCAGCTCCACAGAGACCACCTGAGGgcccagaaccagcagctgatgaTCCG GTTCCGGCGCCTGAAGCTGCTGGGTCAGCGTCTGACGGTCTGGGAGGAATCAGGTCAGACGGTTccgctggaggagctgctgggtTCTGTCATCCAGAACCTCCAGGAGATCGGACCCGATCTGCAAGACGAAA GCGGTGATGAAGAGTCGTTCCGCATCCCAgctgagctgctggaggaagaggaaccAACCGGGCTGGACGAGTCCAAACTGCTGAGGAACCACCTGGACAG GTTCCTGGACCTGCTCCGGTCCTCCCAGTACGAGGCGGCGGCCCTCCACGCGGCCCGGTCGCCGGTCCTGAGGGACTCGGAAACCATGGAGATGTTCCGag GAGTTCGGGTCCCGCCGGGCTCCACCCCCCCACAGCTGCTGTTCTTCCGGGCGCTGCTGGTTACCGCGGCGACGGGCAGCCAGCTGTCTGCGGTGCTGTCGCTAAGGGGCGTGGCCTCGGCGCTGCAGCACGGAGACGTGCAGCTCATCGCTAACGCCGTCACGCTCAGCAA GCTGACCTTCACTGAGGCTGTGGGCGACGCGctcactgagcatgctcagagGACCGGGGGCGTGGCCGACCTCTGCCTGGCTCTGGCCTCCGCCATCTACCAGGCCTGCAGCCACCACCAGAAGACCGCACTGAGCATGTGCAGAAGAGGCCTGGTGCACGGCGCCGCCGAGGTCATCAAGAAGAAGCAGCTCACCACAG AGGAGAGCCTGTGGGTTCTGTCCCATGCGCCCAGCCTGaccctcctccagctgctgacCAAAGCAGACGACAATGGGGAGGCGGCCATCTTGTCTGTGGGCGGGACCTTTGCCTCCATGCTGGCGGACTTCCACCAGTACCGGCTGGCTCTGGAGCTTCTGGAAGGGTTCCTGAAGAGAGGTCCAG ACGTGCTGGCGATGGCCATGTTGGAGGACAGCAGCTGCTCAGTGGACGTCTGGGACCAGGTGGCGGCGCTGTGCGCTGAACTGGACCGGGCCGACCTGAGCCAGGCCATCCACTCCATCCGGCATGAACCCGGACCCGGACCATGGACATCGGACCTAGAAGAGCAATGGCTCATGGAGCACGTCTTCCTgtga
- the LOC103477384 gene encoding clathrin heavy chain linker domain-containing protein 1 isoform X1 produces MNKEQNDTEDPEMSPVIDVEVYESDETFVQYLNEFIEKEKKYLQCPEEGTDELRYIVYRSAFNKVIGRASAYRRLLLDIKSEYDGVIREMKRREEEAAASRLQSLLGYAAHITDRTSVLQNQTAELQQEVRRQKATTQNLLIPGLTVAQTEDPEVLLIHLDHLKTRRDGLLDRKILCGPVEVQTQLTFDLQEAQLHRDHLRAQNQQLMIRFRRLKLLGQRLTVWEESGQTVPLEELLGSVIQNLQEIGPDLQDESSTSQSGGELMVMVSAGSGSGRDPPEPFRTFAVRPAGGDEESFRIPAELLEEEEPTGLDESKLLRNHLDRFLDLLRSSQYEAAALHAARSPVLRDSETMEMFRGVRVPPGSTPPQLLFFRALLVTAATGSQLSAVLSLRGVASALQHGDVQLIANAVTLSKLTFTEAVGDALTEHAQRTGGVADLCLALASAIYQACSHHQKTALSMCRRGLVHGAAEVIKKKQLTTEESLWVLSHAPSLTLLQLLTKADDNGEAAILSVGGTFASMLADFHQYRLALELLEGFLKRGPDVLAMAMLEDSSCSVDVWDQVAALCAELDRADLSQAIHSIRHEPGPGPWTSDLEEQWLMEHVFL; encoded by the exons atgaataaagaacaaaatgacacCGAAGATCCAGAAATGAGTCCCGTGATAGATGTAGAAGTGTATGAGAGTGACGAGACGTTTGTTCAGTATCTAAACGAGTTTATCGAGAAAGAGAAGAAGTACCTGCAATGTCCAGAGGAGGGCACTGATGAGCTGCGATACATAGTCTACCGCTCCGCGTTCAACAAG GTGATTGGTCGAGCCTCGGCCTATAGGAGGCTCCTGCTGGACATAAAGTCAGAGTACGACGGCGTCATCagggagatgaagaggagggaggaggaagctGCGGCGTCCCGCCTGCAGTCCCTGCTGGGTTACGCGGCTCACATCACTGACAG AACCTCGGtcctccagaaccagacagCAGAACTTCAGCAGGAGGTCCGGAGGCAGAAGGCCACCACCCAGAACCTGCTGATACCAG GTCTGACCGTGGCCCAGACCGAAGACCCCGAGGTTCTGCTGATCCATCTGGACCACCTGAAGACCCGGAGAGACGGCCTGCTGGACCGGAAGATCCTGTGTGGTCCTGTGGAGGTCCAGACccagctgacctttgacctgcaaGAGGCCCAGCTCCACAGAGACCACCTGAGGgcccagaaccagcagctgatgaTCCG GTTCCGGCGCCTGAAGCTGCTGGGTCAGCGTCTGACGGTCTGGGAGGAATCAGGTCAGACGGTTccgctggaggagctgctgggtTCTGTCATCCAGAACCTCCAGGAGATCGGACCCGATCTGCAAGACGAAAGTTCGACTTCACAATCTGGAGGTGAACTGATGGTTATGGTGTCagcgggttctggttctggacgtGATCCACCAGAACCTTTCAGAACCTTTGCTGTCCGTCCTGCAGGCGGTGATGAAGAGTCGTTCCGCATCCCAgctgagctgctggaggaagaggaaccAACCGGGCTGGACGAGTCCAAACTGCTGAGGAACCACCTGGACAG GTTCCTGGACCTGCTCCGGTCCTCCCAGTACGAGGCGGCGGCCCTCCACGCGGCCCGGTCGCCGGTCCTGAGGGACTCGGAAACCATGGAGATGTTCCGag GAGTTCGGGTCCCGCCGGGCTCCACCCCCCCACAGCTGCTGTTCTTCCGGGCGCTGCTGGTTACCGCGGCGACGGGCAGCCAGCTGTCTGCGGTGCTGTCGCTAAGGGGCGTGGCCTCGGCGCTGCAGCACGGAGACGTGCAGCTCATCGCTAACGCCGTCACGCTCAGCAA GCTGACCTTCACTGAGGCTGTGGGCGACGCGctcactgagcatgctcagagGACCGGGGGCGTGGCCGACCTCTGCCTGGCTCTGGCCTCCGCCATCTACCAGGCCTGCAGCCACCACCAGAAGACCGCACTGAGCATGTGCAGAAGAGGCCTGGTGCACGGCGCCGCCGAGGTCATCAAGAAGAAGCAGCTCACCACAG AGGAGAGCCTGTGGGTTCTGTCCCATGCGCCCAGCCTGaccctcctccagctgctgacCAAAGCAGACGACAATGGGGAGGCGGCCATCTTGTCTGTGGGCGGGACCTTTGCCTCCATGCTGGCGGACTTCCACCAGTACCGGCTGGCTCTGGAGCTTCTGGAAGGGTTCCTGAAGAGAGGTCCAG ACGTGCTGGCGATGGCCATGTTGGAGGACAGCAGCTGCTCAGTGGACGTCTGGGACCAGGTGGCGGCGCTGTGCGCTGAACTGGACCGGGCCGACCTGAGCCAGGCCATCCACTCCATCCGGCATGAACCCGGACCCGGACCATGGACATCGGACCTAGAAGAGCAATGGCTCATGGAGCACGTCTTCCTgtga
- the LOC103477384 gene encoding clathrin heavy chain linker domain-containing protein 1 isoform X4 — protein MVTSSKVIGRASAYRRLLLDIKSEYDGVIREMKRREEEAAASRLQSLLGYAAHITDRTSVLQNQTAELQQEVRRQKATTQNLLIPGLTVAQTEDPEVLLIHLDHLKTRRDGLLDRKILCGPVEVQTQLTFDLQEAQLHRDHLRAQNQQLMIRFRRLKLLGQRLTVWEESGQTVPLEELLGSVIQNLQEIGPDLQDESSTSQSGGELMVMVSAGSGSGRDPPEPFRTFAVRPAGGDEESFRIPAELLEEEEPTGLDESKLLRNHLDRFLDLLRSSQYEAAALHAARSPVLRDSETMEMFRGVRVPPGSTPPQLLFFRALLVTAATGSQLSAVLSLRGVASALQHGDVQLIANAVTLSKLTFTEAVGDALTEHAQRTGGVADLCLALASAIYQACSHHQKTALSMCRRGLVHGAAEVIKKKQLTTEESLWVLSHAPSLTLLQLLTKADDNGEAAILSVGGTFASMLADFHQYRLALELLEGFLKRGPDVLAMAMLEDSSCSVDVWDQVAALCAELDRADLSQAIHSIRHEPGPGPWTSDLEEQWLMEHVFL, from the exons ATGGTCACTAGCTCTAAG GTGATTGGTCGAGCCTCGGCCTATAGGAGGCTCCTGCTGGACATAAAGTCAGAGTACGACGGCGTCATCagggagatgaagaggagggaggaggaagctGCGGCGTCCCGCCTGCAGTCCCTGCTGGGTTACGCGGCTCACATCACTGACAG AACCTCGGtcctccagaaccagacagCAGAACTTCAGCAGGAGGTCCGGAGGCAGAAGGCCACCACCCAGAACCTGCTGATACCAG GTCTGACCGTGGCCCAGACCGAAGACCCCGAGGTTCTGCTGATCCATCTGGACCACCTGAAGACCCGGAGAGACGGCCTGCTGGACCGGAAGATCCTGTGTGGTCCTGTGGAGGTCCAGACccagctgacctttgacctgcaaGAGGCCCAGCTCCACAGAGACCACCTGAGGgcccagaaccagcagctgatgaTCCG GTTCCGGCGCCTGAAGCTGCTGGGTCAGCGTCTGACGGTCTGGGAGGAATCAGGTCAGACGGTTccgctggaggagctgctgggtTCTGTCATCCAGAACCTCCAGGAGATCGGACCCGATCTGCAAGACGAAAGTTCGACTTCACAATCTGGAGGTGAACTGATGGTTATGGTGTCagcgggttctggttctggacgtGATCCACCAGAACCTTTCAGAACCTTTGCTGTCCGTCCTGCAGGCGGTGATGAAGAGTCGTTCCGCATCCCAgctgagctgctggaggaagaggaaccAACCGGGCTGGACGAGTCCAAACTGCTGAGGAACCACCTGGACAG GTTCCTGGACCTGCTCCGGTCCTCCCAGTACGAGGCGGCGGCCCTCCACGCGGCCCGGTCGCCGGTCCTGAGGGACTCGGAAACCATGGAGATGTTCCGag GAGTTCGGGTCCCGCCGGGCTCCACCCCCCCACAGCTGCTGTTCTTCCGGGCGCTGCTGGTTACCGCGGCGACGGGCAGCCAGCTGTCTGCGGTGCTGTCGCTAAGGGGCGTGGCCTCGGCGCTGCAGCACGGAGACGTGCAGCTCATCGCTAACGCCGTCACGCTCAGCAA GCTGACCTTCACTGAGGCTGTGGGCGACGCGctcactgagcatgctcagagGACCGGGGGCGTGGCCGACCTCTGCCTGGCTCTGGCCTCCGCCATCTACCAGGCCTGCAGCCACCACCAGAAGACCGCACTGAGCATGTGCAGAAGAGGCCTGGTGCACGGCGCCGCCGAGGTCATCAAGAAGAAGCAGCTCACCACAG AGGAGAGCCTGTGGGTTCTGTCCCATGCGCCCAGCCTGaccctcctccagctgctgacCAAAGCAGACGACAATGGGGAGGCGGCCATCTTGTCTGTGGGCGGGACCTTTGCCTCCATGCTGGCGGACTTCCACCAGTACCGGCTGGCTCTGGAGCTTCTGGAAGGGTTCCTGAAGAGAGGTCCAG ACGTGCTGGCGATGGCCATGTTGGAGGACAGCAGCTGCTCAGTGGACGTCTGGGACCAGGTGGCGGCGCTGTGCGCTGAACTGGACCGGGCCGACCTGAGCCAGGCCATCCACTCCATCCGGCATGAACCCGGACCCGGACCATGGACATCGGACCTAGAAGAGCAATGGCTCATGGAGCACGTCTTCCTgtga